CTTTTCGTCAAGGAGGAATCCACTGAAGTCATCTTTATTACAAAGAACTTTATAGATTTTCCTCACTGATCTCTGaccaaaaaatttatttttacatgATGGAAAGATAAAAATGTTATATTAGTAACAGGATAACAGTTAGCAACAATTTTGAACATTCCAAACGGAAATTACTATTGAAGACCACCTAGGCCTCTTCTCTTAGCCGTTTGGCAGATAATTTTACCATTTAATACTTAAGTAATTTAGGAAAGGCATCTTTCGGAATACGATTGacttcaaaatataattattaaaggATGGAGGGAAACTTATGGGCCGAGAAATCCTTTTGCAAGCTGGAAACGAGGAATTGTATTTCAATGAATCTAATTAGCAGCCAATCCTCCTCTTATTTCTAATTTGCATTTTCAAGTCATGAGAGAGTTGTAACCGGGAGCGTCACCGAGAGCATATTCAAATTTTGTATGGAATGATTTTATGCATAATTAAGGGCGTGCCAAAAATTGATCTTGAACTTTACTGGACTGCCCTTGAAAAGTTATGTGCCAAAATTCCCTTTTAGTCCAGTAAACGAACGACTTAGGTTCGTCAAAATTTGTAACAAAGCCCAATCACCTTAAATCTGTTTATATGCATCCAAATAGTGCACACATGAAAATCCACCCGAATCCGAACGTGGCAACCTCTTCTTTTCGACCATCGAAAATCCAAGATAGCCGCCATTTTTAAACAAAGatcaaaataaaacagtggCACAACTACACTTGGTGGATTTAAGCCTTTAGGCATATTTATTGCCTCTCTCTACATGCAAAACTGGCGTCTAGTCGAAAACTGAGCTTGcgaaacaaattttttaaaagtttttaagtccaagatggcggccaaatccaagatggcgggccaaatccaagatggccgccgtcaAACTGATTTAGATATGTATTAAGTACTATTTTACACAGAAAGGTAAATAAACAGGTTCACGtagcagtttttgttttcagtgtcATTTGTATCAGATATCATCAGCAGCAGCATCATCAAAATCTTCACGATCCACTTGCGGAGAGTTTTGGCACGTAATGCCCTTACATTGACCGCACGCTGGAGTGCATTAAAGGCCATTCTTGAGGCAGGCGCAAGATCGTGTATCACATCTGCTACCACTATTACTGCTGGAGCTGCTGGCTCTGACATCTGCACAGGAACAAGGCCTCTTGAGGATCTTGCCCATCCCCACTCTTCAGGAGAAATATCGTTTCCTTTCCATGCTTGTACCTGGAGAAAAGACGCGGTGACTGTGAAATCAGGCGGCGTCTGATGTCGGCTAAAAGCTTCTGTGGTGGTACACCAGCTGCTGTGGCCACTTTCCTTTGAAACGTCTAGAGCGTTGCAGTTTTCAGATCATTTACTTGGCTTCCATGCATGATAAGTAGCGCCCTTTCGCCGGCTTTTTCCAGGCCAACTTTTGAAGACTCGCTAGCCATCCCGGacgccggggggggggggggtacttgaCTCATGTTTGTGTGTAAGGGTGCCGTTGAGGgtttgaaatcctgaccctgttaAGGACAATAATACGCTAAAAACCCTACCCTCTGTAGGACAACAGTTTCCATTTCGCGACCCTGTTTAGGTAGGCCATGTGACAAAATGTACACTCGCTGGTTTTACATCAAACTTTCTCATAAGTCACGGTACCGGTAGGATCTGTTCTTTCAATGCACACTTGGTATAATACTAGGAAGAggaaaaatatataaattaagATACCGAcaacaatagcattcttgtccagaaaatgatctgatgttcattgatgacattgtaatgtcCGGGTAACAGTCGGTTTActcagttgatattatgcaaatcaggaagAGAAGCGCGTCGCGTGCACGCTGCTCAATCGCAAGCTCTTTCAACTTCGCGCAAGGTCCAGGTCGCAtgctaagaaaagaaagagactgtTCGCAGTATGGGTTAAAATCTCTCGGCTCGTAATACCATACCCTGCAGATGTTTAGGGTAGGTTTTAAACCTATTTAGGACAGAGGCAAGCCAAAttgtataccctgtttaggaccgCGAGGCCAAAAAATCATGCCCTGTTCAGCGGCACGTACCCATATAACCCAAATAAGAGTATCCCCACCACCACCACCCCTTCCCCCGAGATCGCAATAAAGGTTGTAGCACTTACTGCCAGGGCAGCATATTTCTTTAGAACCCATAAAAAATATTGTGAAATAATCTAAGTATGTATTATTTGGTGTTTATTTGCTTTCCTGTGTAAAATAGTACTTAGTACATATCCAAATCAATTGGACGGCGGCCATCTTAGAtttagccgccatcttgaacttttttttttttacaaaaattgttttgtaagcTTAGTTTTCGATTCGACACCGGTTTTGTATGTACAGATAGGCAATAAACATGCCTAGAAGCTTAAATCCACTAAGTGTAATTGTATAActgtttaattttaatttttgtcaaaaaaaggcggccatcttggaattGGCATCCATCTTGGATTTTCGATGGTCGGAATAAAAGAGGTTGCCATGGTCGGATTGGGGTGGATTTTCATATGTGCACTATTTGGACGCATATAAACTGATTTGAGGTGAGTGGGCTTTGTTACCAATTTTGTCGAACCTCGCCCACAAAAATTGCTTCGTTTACTGGACTATTTGCACGCGGAAAGCgagaaaatatatttcagtgaATCTCAATGAGTAGCCAATCTTCCTCTGATTTCTAATATGCATTTCCGATTTTTGCGCAATTAATATAGCTGGGGTggcatatgcaaattttgtacaatattaCATGCATAATCAAGAGTGTGCGAAAATTGAACTAGAACTTTGCTGCTTTAAATCAGACCTTCACGACCTAACGCTATATATAACCTTTACGACCTTCTTAAAATAATGCGTACCATCAttggttccattaaaattaaatttaaaaataagttaAGCCTGTCTGGGGTGGTATTTGGAATATAATCTTATTTACTTACTCTACATGAAGAAGGAACTACGATATATATGTGTGTTGATCCTTCTTCGGCAACAGTGACTTCTCCCGCGCTGAAACGGGATTCCACTCTATTAGAATTGGCTCTTAAAAAGCGTTTATCTATTGCTATAATCTAATCTCTTATTTTCTAGGTGACGAGAAATGTATGGTCACACACTGGAATTAAAACTCGCCACGTAATCAGTAGTGAACCAATAATGCTAAACTTGGATGCCTGTGGTGTGAAGAGAAGAATTCTAATATTAGCTCTTGAAAAATGGAAAGGTTGATACATAGAGGTAGAATTCAAgaataaataacaacaacaacaaaggcaTCATAGGCACTGGTTTAAAATGCTTTCTAGAGTGCCTGCAAATCTTCTCCATTGTAGCACTgtgaaaatgtccaagaaaTTTATGTAATAATGTTACTTGCTGCCTTAGTTTTCTTATTGAAAGTTATTGTTAGTACTTCAGGCAAGGAAAAGGTGATGTCAgcccatgaggtacacatacttctcttgtagagagctttgtctcgctattgactttcttatcgacaacatctacgtttgTTGTGGAAGCTCTCTTTTCCGggaggttattggtataccaatgagcaccaatagtgcacctttgttggctgatctcttccttcataccttcgagtacgatttcatggtcaaagcaatgaaacatgacattacaaaagccatccagttcagcaacacctttcgttacatggacgatttattcagtattaacaatgtggactttggaaattacatgagcgcaatttacccgccagaattgcaacttacggacacttccacatcttctactgaggtgtgttatctcgacacacatatcaagacaggcggtacaaacacGCCTTTCCCTATCAGTCTCTACGagaagagagatgactttacattccggattgtcaactttcctcatatggacagcaactttcccgccaatccagcttacggtgtttatatatctcaactggtgaggtatgctagaatttgcacttccaaagttgacttcatgaacaGACTCCGAGGACTTTCCTTACATCTCCGAGagcaaggttttctaaccaatctagaCATCATTTCGTTGAAACTTGCCAGGCGGTGGCAGGACGATGCCTGTCTTCATTGTCAGGATCTGGTTTGGTGATAGGGGATAAGGGTCCCTGACATCGCTGGAGATAACAGTAAGAGGTCTGGAGTTGATGATAGATTCAACTTCACACATGAGGGTTTGCAAGGATACATCATCTAAACGACTTCCGTGTGCACGTAGGAGGGTATCAAGAATTCGACGTGCGGTCCGTATTTGTCTTTCCCATACTCCGCCCATGTGACTTGCGGCAGGGGGATTGAATTTCCAGTCGATGTTTTGCTGACGAAGTTTTTCTGTGACTTCTTTCTGATCCATCTCGTTGATAGCCTCACGAAGCTCTCGTCTTGCACCAACAAAATTGGTACCGTTGTCGCTTCTTATTTTGCGTACCTGACCGCGACGAGCGATGAAGCGACAAAGTGCGTGGAGGAAGGAGTCTGTGTCGAGGTAGTGGGCGACCTCAATATGGACAGCTCTGCTTACAAGACAAGTAAACAATGCCCCGTATCTTTTACGTTCCTTCTTTCGTTACGTACGGTCCAAAGTAGTCCACTCCGACGTAGGTGAAGGGGGGTGCTGGAGTCAATCGGTCCTCGGGCAGATCAGCCATTTTCTGGTCTTGAGGGGTGGACTTAATTCTTCGACACATTACACACGAGGAAATCAGCTGACAAACTGCGGAGTTAGCTTTAATAATCCAGTTTCGCTCGCGTAGTTTTGCAAGGACATGTCCGCGGCCTGCGTGGCCGAGTTGCTCGTGCGTATGACGGATGATCAGCGTTGTCACGTGACTCTTCCAAGGCAGAATAACGGGATGTTTGGATTCTTCGGGTATGTCAGCGTGGTTCAACCGGCCACCAACTCGCAGCAGACCTCCATCGACAAACGGGTCGAGGCGATAAAGGGAGCTGGCCTTCGttacttcgttttttcttttttgggagGGTGTCTGTTCATAACCAGGCTCATCCAGGCTTGCTTGATCAAGGCTCTTCAATTCGTTATCAAAGCTTTGGGACTGTgagaaacaaattattgattgcTCTGCTTCTTCTAACTCCTGCACTGTTAGTGATGAGCGACCTATGATCGGTTTGCTAGCTTTATCGTTAGCGGTGGCAGGCGGGCCATGTTGTTCGTTGATTCTCTTTAGCCTTCTTTCTTGGAGAATGGTTTTTACTCTCAAGAATACTGCAACGGCTTTCTTTAGGCGATACCAGTCGGAGAAGTACTGAAATAGCTTTGTTATGGTGGGTGGTGGGTCTGTGATTGTTGTTACACAGGCATTTACTTGTCTCTTGATTTCTAGATCTTCATTAGAAACTTCGCCAAGTGACGACGGTTGAGCAGGCCAATCCTTTTCGGGCTGCCACAGAAAGCCTTGTCCTCTTAGCcaacgttgttgttgtttcaaggCTTTAGCGTCTAATCCACGAGAGGCATCATCGGCAGGATTCTCTTTTGTATCTACGTATTTCCATTGACTTGGATCTGAAAGGTTACGGATCGTCTGTACTCGATTGGCGACGAAAACTTGAAATTGCTTCTGATCGTTGCTGATATAACGCAGCACGGTGACTGAATCAGTGTGGTAGTGGACGATGTCAAGGCTTTCGTCTAGTTCCTTCTTGACGATCTCTCCAAGACGAACGGAGACGGTAGCGGCAGTCAGTTCAAGGCGTGGAATTGTCACTGCTTTGATTGGTGCGAGGCGGGCTTTTCCCATCAGGAACGAACAGTGTATGCGACCTATGTTGTCACAAAGACGTAAGTATGCCACTGAGCCATAGCCTACGGAGCTCGCGTCAGAAAATACGTGTACTTGTCTGGACTTCACTTCTCCAAAGTCTATTGGCTTTACACAACGAGGGACAAGTATGCGTTCGAGCATGGGCAACTCACTTCTCCAATTTTCCCAACGGTTTCGGTAGGATTCAGGGAGTTCGTCGTCCCATCCTAACTTTTCGTCTTTACAAAGGTCCTGGAGCAACTTCTTAGCTTTCAATGTGAATGGAGCGGCAAATCCTAGAGGATCGTAGATTGATGATACGATTGAAAGTATTCCTCTTCTCGTTAGAGGTTTATCCTTGATAGTAATGCGAAATCTGAAGGTGTCAGACTCGACGCACCACTGTACACCAAGAGCATGTTCAATGGGCAAATCATCGTAATTTAGGTCTAACGTTTTCACATCTTTAGAACGTTCTTCCTCGGGAATGGACTCCAGGACACTCCGTCGGTTGCAGATGAACTTGGTGAGGCGGAATCCACCCTTTGCGCATACTTGACGCAAACCTTCGATCTGTTCCTTGGCTTTAACTTCGGTGCTATCAGAACGGAGGCAGTCGTCTACGTTGAAGTTTCGGCGCAGCGTACTTGCAACAGCGCTTCCGTATTCTTCTTCATTATTGTTTGCTGTCTTCTGCAGGGCGTAATTAGAGCAGCTCGGTGAGGAGACAGCTCCAAAGGGGTGAACGGTCATTCGGTACTCCTCAAGTGGAGCCGTCAGGTCCCCATTTGGCCACCATAAGAAGCGTAAGAAGTCACGTTGCTCCTCTGGAACAAAGACCTGTTAAAACATGGCTTCGATATCAGCCATAAAAGCCACTGGCTCTTGTCTGAAACGAGTTAGGACGCCGACTAGTGAATTTGTGAGATCAGGCCCTTGAAGTAGTTGGTCATTAAGGGACGTTCCAGCAAACTTGGCGCTGCAATCAAAAACAACTCTGATCTTGTCAGGCTTTTTTGGATGGTAAACACCATGATGGGGAATGTACCACGCCTTACCAGGACCTCCTTTTAAGATTTCTTGGGTGGCCTTCTCTGCATAACCTTTATTGATTATTTCGTTGATGAAGGCTATGTAGTCGTTTCTGTATTGATGGTTTTGGATCATTTTCTTTCGTTGCCAGGGCGCTCGTTTGAAGGCCTGTTGTCGGTTATTCGGTAGATCCACTTCAGATTGCCGAAATTGAAGAGGAATTTCATAGTGACCTTCTGTGAGCCGTATACCTTTGGATACTTTTGCAAGAAATCTTCTGTCTTCTTGAGAATGGCCCAGTTCTTCTGGAAGGTTGGTTGAGGCGTTTTCACTGAAGTCGAGTTCAAACATCTTCAGTAGTGATTTAGGGGTAATAATTTCTTTGACACTTTCAATTTCTCTAACGGTTATTTTGTTCACAGTTACTTTGTTCGTAAATGGCTCGGAAGTCAAATGTAGTGGACCGCTGACCGTCCAGCCATGCTTCAGCTGTAATGCGAAGGGGCCTTTGCCTTCATTTGGGACAACACTGAGTGGGATCAGGGCGTTTGGACAGTTACTTCCAATTAAAAGCCCGATTTCCAATTCAGGATCATAAGCTGGGATTTCAGAAGCAATCTCCTTTAGATGCTCAATACGGCTGACGATTTCTGGAGTGCGAATGTGTTCAGTGTCGGCAGGAATCTCTTGTCTTGTGTAAGCTCTTGGAAGCTCAACAGGATTCTTGTCTTTCAAGTCCGTTACAACAAGATCTTTGACAATGACGCTGTCTACAAGGCTCTGGCCGTGCATGGTTGCTAATTGAATCTTGGTAACGGTACTTGTTGCCGCAAGGCGCTTCCTAAGACGTTCGGTGATAAAGCATCCTGCGCTTCCATTATCATAGAATGCATACGTCTTCACTGCCTTGTTGGTACCTTTCTGTGTCACTACGACGGGGAGGATAGTCTGCAGCAGGGTATCGTTTTCAAGATTAGACTCTTGGGGGATGTCCACACATGCATTGTTGACCTTCAGTGGTTTATCGTTGTCAGTTGCGTCTCTGTTAATGGAACCACTTTCTCTGTCGAGGGAGAAGCCTTCTATATGGAGTAGAGTGGGGTGTGgccttttgcatttcttacATGTCCTCTTTCTTGTGCAATTCTTTGAGAGATGATTCTTGCTGTAACAAGCATAACAAAGCGCTTTCTCCGATAAGAAGGACTTCCTTTGTTCCACGGATTTTTTCTTGAAGGCATCGCAATCTTCCAAGTCATGTGATTTTTCGCACAGGGGGCATCTTCGTGCGCTGACGTTTTGGTTTGAAGACCCAGTCCCGTGTGAACACGGGGGCTTAGGAACGGTATCTAAGCCGGTGACGAAACTTTCGACTTTGGGTTTAAAGGGTGACGACCCTTTGTTGCTCTGTGGAAGGCCGTTCGTCCGTTGTCTCGCTTTATTAAGGGCTTCTTTGCCATAGACTGGATCATTTGCAGACTCGGAAGCATATTCCAAGAATTCTACCAGTTCTGCGAAGCCTGCAATCTTGCTGTCCTTGCGTATCGTTTTCACTATATTTTCGTGCCATTTTGTTTGTAGGGCGAAAGGGAGCTTCTGAACTACTGCCTGCATGTTTGGAGGATGGTTTAGGACTGCCAGGTGTGAGATAGTTTTCATAGCACAATTGCATTTACTGAGGAAAATATACAAGCTCTTCAGAGAGGGCCCATGGTCATACTTGAGAGGTGGTTAGTCTCTTCATATACGCTGTGGAGACTTTGTATGGGTCACCGTATTCCCTTTGGAGAAGGTGTCGAGCTTCCTTATAGCCTTCGTCCGGTTCTATGTGGAGACATCCGCTGATCAGTTCTTTGGGTTCTCCTATTAGATGCTGTCTGCGCTGTTAGTTACTCTTGACTGGACGCGCGCATCGAACGCCATCAGAAAGGTTTTGAACTCTAAAGGGTCCCCTTTGAACTTTCGTACTTCAGGCTCTGGTAGGGCAATTGCAGTTGCTAAGTGGTGCTGGGAGGCAACCATTCCCTGTATTTGTTCGTGCTGGATTTTAAAAACTTCCTTTAGCATTTCGTTCTCCGTGTTAGTCAGATGTGTGACatcttctttctttgtttcgGCGGGAAAGGCATGGTAATAAAACTCAGATTTTTCTGGGTTGAGCGGAGAGAATTCTCTTTCTTCGCGTTTTACTTTGACACCGGTGGAGCGAATGGG
The nucleotide sequence above comes from Acropora muricata isolate sample 2 chromosome 12, ASM3666990v1, whole genome shotgun sequence. Encoded proteins:
- the LOC136892718 gene encoding uncharacterized protein; this translates as MQAVVQKLPFALQTKWHENIVKTIRKDSKIAGFAELVEFLEYASESANDPVYGKEALNKARQRTNGLPQSNKGSSPFKPKVESFVTGLDTVPKPPCSHGTGSSNQNVSARRCPLCEKSHDLEDCDAFKKKSVEQRKSFLSEKALCYACYSKNHLSKNCTRKRTCKKCKRPHPTLLHIEGFSLDRESGSINRDATDNDKPLKVNNACVDIPQESNLENDTLLQTILPVVVTQKGTNKAVKTYAFYDNGSAGCFITERLRKRLAATSTVTKIQLATMHGQSLVDSVIVKDLVVTDLKDKNPVELPRAYTRQEIPADTEHIRTPEIVSRIEHLKEIASEIPAYDPELEIGLLIGSNCPNALIPLSVVPNEGKGPFALQLKHGWTVSGPLHLTSEPFTNKVTVNKITVREIESVKEIITPKSLLKMFELDFSENASTNLPEELGHSQEDRRFLAKVSKGIRLTEGHYEIPLQFRQSEVDLPNNRQQAFKRAPWQRKKMIQNHQYRNDYIAFINEIINKGYAEKATQEILKGGPGKAWYIPHHGVYHPKKPDKIRVVFDCSAKFAGTSLNDQLLQGPDLTNSLVGVLTRFRQEPVAFMADIEAMF
- the LOC136892717 gene encoding uncharacterized protein — its product is MTVHPFGAVSSPSCSNYALQKTANNNEEEYGSAVASTLRRNFNVDDCLRSDSTEVKAKEQIEGLRQVCAKGGFRLTKFICNRRSVLESIPEEERSKDVKTLDLNYDDLPIEHALGVQWCVESDTFRFRITIKDKPLTRRGILSIVSSIYDPLGFAAPFTLKAKKLLQDLCKDEKLGWDDELPESYRNRWENWRSELPMLERILVPRCVKPIDFGEVKSRQVHVFSDASSVGYGSVAYLRLCDNIGRIHCSFLMGKARLAPIKAVTIPRLELTAATVSVRLGEIVKKELDESLDIVHYHTDSVTVLRYISNDQKQFQVFVANRVQTIRNLSDPSQWKYVDTKENPADDASRGLDAKALKQQQRWLRGQGFLWQPEKDWPAQPSSLGEVSNEDLEIKRQVNACVTTITDPPPTITKLFQYFSDWYRLKKAVAVFLRVKTILQERRLKRINEQHGPPATANDKASKPIIGRSSLTVQELEEAEQSIICFSQSQSFDNELKSLDQASLDEPGYEQTPSQKRKNEVTKASSLYRLDPFVDGGLLRVGGRLNHADIPEESKHPVILPWKSHVTTLIIRHTHEQLGHAGRGHVLAKLRERNWIIKANSAVCQLISSCVMCRRIKSTPQDQKMADLPEDRLTPAPPFTYVGVDYFGPYVTKEGT